The Clostridium septicum genome contains a region encoding:
- a CDS encoding family 16 glycosylhydrolase produces MKNYRKKISLLLFIGITSVYGLSNLNMINVKAATNHQYDLVELNKVNLIKNSSFELGDLNWNLNNGKISKNKGLKGSNAGVLDTTALTGSNVNGYVGQVVSVEKNTDYEITFWARVDVEGAKANFSIRSNNDSGKFLSDINGSIIDLAITTTEWKKYKVNLNSGENTAIFIQLVKWATPDDNHYDKTKLCSAYIDDVSVININSLNNSSNYEIIWADDFNTGKLDTNIWGYELGSIRGHEQQHYVNSKDNIFTRVNKEGGELVLKATNRPSKDQYYNPRNENRKVIYNSGSIRTHGKKEFLYGRIEMRAKLPKGKGVFPAFWTLGSDFTLDGKIYNKQGRGWPECGEIDIMELTGQEENTSYGNRTVYQTLHYGIDKNDNGKYAGNGTNYSLSNEIFNDDYHIFGINWSKGKIEWYVDNKIVRTVDYSNDPIALSQIDTPQYIQLNLAMGGAWPGEVATNLAGSEFAIDYVYYAQNEQQKSDMEKYYSKQATITGVKDISMVAGSEPNLLDGISSNKNTSVDFSIENEPMFINDGSNKPCTSVDLLCRGKEDTDKLKALPKGRYNIHYTAIPTGESESGYVRKSAILTIK; encoded by the coding sequence ATGAAAAACTATAGAAAAAAGATATCTTTATTACTATTCATTGGAATAACTAGTGTATATGGATTATCCAATCTTAATATGATAAATGTTAAAGCTGCTACAAATCATCAGTATGATTTAGTGGAATTAAATAAAGTTAATCTAATTAAAAATAGTAGCTTTGAGTTAGGAGATTTAAATTGGAATTTAAATAATGGAAAAATATCTAAAAATAAAGGACTAAAAGGTAGTAATGCAGGAGTTTTAGATACTACTGCTTTAACAGGATCAAATGTAAATGGCTATGTTGGACAAGTAGTATCAGTAGAAAAAAATACAGATTATGAAATTACTTTCTGGGCACGTGTTGATGTGGAGGGAGCTAAGGCAAACTTTAGTATTCGCTCAAATAATGATTCTGGAAAATTTCTCTCTGATATAAATGGAAGTATAATAGATTTAGCTATTACTACTACTGAATGGAAAAAGTACAAAGTAAATTTAAATTCAGGTGAAAATACAGCTATTTTTATTCAATTAGTAAAATGGGCTACTCCTGATGATAATCATTATGATAAAACTAAGCTATGTTCAGCATATATAGATGATGTTTCTGTTATTAATATTAACTCCTTGAATAATAGCTCTAATTACGAGATTATATGGGCAGATGATTTTAATACTGGCAAGTTAGATACTAACATTTGGGGGTATGAACTAGGATCAATTCGTGGACATGAACAACAACATTATGTTAATAGTAAAGATAATATATTTACAAGAGTAAATAAAGAAGGAGGGGAATTAGTTTTAAAAGCAACTAATAGACCTTCCAAAGACCAATATTATAACCCTAGAAATGAAAATAGAAAGGTTATTTACAATTCTGGAAGCATCAGAACTCATGGAAAAAAGGAATTTTTATATGGCCGTATTGAAATGAGAGCAAAATTACCTAAAGGAAAAGGTGTTTTCCCAGCTTTTTGGACTTTAGGATCAGATTTCACTTTAGATGGTAAAATATATAATAAACAAGGAAGAGGATGGCCTGAATGTGGTGAAATAGATATTATGGAATTAACTGGTCAAGAAGAAAATACTAGCTATGGAAATAGAACTGTTTACCAAACATTACATTATGGTATAGATAAAAATGATAATGGTAAATATGCAGGTAATGGAACAAACTACTCACTATCTAATGAAATATTTAATGATGACTATCACATATTCGGAATTAATTGGTCTAAAGGAAAAATTGAATGGTATGTTGATAATAAAATTGTAAGAACTGTGGACTATAGCAATGATCCAATTGCATTAAGTCAAATCGACACACCGCAATATATACAGCTTAATCTAGCTATGGGTGGAGCTTGGCCAGGTGAAGTTGCAACTAACCTTGCTGGAAGTGAATTTGCTATTGATTATGTATATTATGCTCAAAATGAACAACAAAAATCAGATATGGAAAAATATTATTCAAAACAAGCAACTATTACCGGAGTTAAAGATATTTCTATGGTTGCTGGTAGTGAACCAAATTTATTAGATGGAATATCCTCTAATAAAAATACTAGCGTTGATTTCTCTATTGAAAATGAGCCTATGTTTATTAACGATGGTAGCAATAAACCTTGTACTAGTGTTGATCTCCTTTGTAGAGGAAAAGAGGATACTGATAAATTAAAAGCATTACCAAAAGGTAGATATAATATTCACTATACAGCTATTCCTACTGGAGAAAGCGAATCTGGATATGTTCGTAAGTCAGCTATATTAACTATAAAATAA
- a CDS encoding CCA tRNA nucleotidyltransferase, translated as MNISIPNDVQLIIDTFYNNGYKAFMVGGCVRDSILSCNPKDYDITTSALPEETINLFNKTVPTGIKHGTITVLINDESYEVTTFRSDGEYNDNRRPDSVTFVRNIKDDLSRRDFTINALAYNKKEGLMDYFNGLNDLQNKIIKCVGDPNKRFNEDALRMLRAIRFSCQLDFQIDYPTYNSIRKNYKLINNISSERIRDELCKILISNNPSKGLELLKDTGILQIILPEIYELIEYTPNCNNHNRDVFKHTLKVIDNTENNLLLRLAALFHDVGKLNTMTLLENGHCYFPGHSCESATMTKKILSRLSFDNLTIKRVCSIINEHLVLNVKYLPTDGEIKRLINKVGSNNMSLLFSLQRADTKALWNPQPFLDKIDFMEYRVNLILENNEPLTVKDLAINGKTIAEKLNLNPGKIIGEILNHLLDEVLDDSSLNNEDILLNKSKSYLESKHPSP; from the coding sequence ATGAATATATCTATTCCTAATGATGTTCAACTTATAATAGATACTTTTTATAATAATGGATATAAAGCTTTTATGGTAGGTGGATGCGTCCGTGATAGTATCCTCTCTTGTAACCCTAAAGACTATGATATAACAACTTCTGCATTACCAGAAGAAACCATAAATCTTTTTAATAAAACTGTACCAACTGGAATAAAACACGGTACTATAACAGTACTTATAAATGATGAATCATATGAAGTTACTACATTTAGATCAGATGGAGAATATAATGATAATAGAAGACCTGATTCTGTTACATTTGTAAGAAATATTAAAGATGATTTATCAAGAAGAGATTTTACAATAAATGCATTAGCTTACAATAAAAAAGAAGGATTAATGGATTATTTTAATGGTTTAAATGATTTACAAAATAAAATAATTAAATGCGTTGGAGATCCTAATAAAAGATTTAATGAAGATGCTCTTAGAATGCTTAGAGCTATAAGATTTAGTTGCCAATTAGATTTTCAAATAGATTATCCAACTTATAATTCAATAAGAAAAAATTATAAATTAATAAATAATATTAGTTCAGAGCGTATAAGAGATGAGCTTTGTAAAATTCTTATTTCAAATAATCCCTCAAAAGGCCTTGAGTTATTAAAAGATACTGGAATATTACAAATTATATTACCAGAAATATATGAACTAATAGAATATACTCCCAATTGCAATAATCATAATAGGGATGTTTTTAAACATACTCTTAAAGTTATTGATAATACAGAAAATAATTTACTTTTAAGATTAGCTGCATTATTCCACGATGTTGGAAAACTTAACACAATGACCTTATTAGAAAACGGTCACTGTTATTTCCCTGGTCATAGCTGTGAAAGTGCTACTATGACAAAAAAAATACTATCTAGATTATCCTTTGATAATCTTACTATTAAAAGGGTTTGCTCTATTATAAATGAACACCTTGTTTTAAATGTTAAATATTTACCTACTGATGGTGAAATAAAGAGACTTATTAATAAAGTAGGTTCAAACAATATGAGTTTACTTTTTAGCCTTCAAAGAGCAGATACAAAAGCATTATGGAACCCTCAACCCTTTTTAGATAAAATTGATTTTATGGAATATAGAGTTAATTTAATATTAGAAAATAATGAGCCATTAACTGTAAAAGACTTAGCTATAAATGGTAAAACTATCGCTGAAAAACTAAATTTAAATCCTGGAAAAATAATTGGAGAAATATTAAACCATTTATTAGATGAAGTATTAGATGATAGTTCTTTAAATAACGAAGACATCCTTTTAAATAAGTCAAAATCATATTTAGAATCTAAACATCCATCCCCTTAA
- the addA gene encoding helicase-exonuclease AddAB subunit AddA encodes MGDTKWTDEQLQSITTRGCNLLVAAAAGSGKTAVLVERIIRIITNESNPVDIDRLLVVTFTSAAAAEMRERIAGAISKALEKNPNSKTLQRQLTLLSRSNITTMHSFCLDVIKNYFHTIDLDPSFRISDETENTLLKLEIINELFEDYYEEENESFKSLLEAYSGYRDDEKLKNIVLDLYRFSMSGPWPEKWLLEKADEFNIDTLEELNSTEWVKILKENIAVETQGYLSMLNKAVEIINETEGLEPYLPAFLSDIEALRRVYESLDNGMEDLYSSLSAVEFIKLKVVRKNNVSDEEAQKTVKNIRDGIKKKIAKLIEDSFSMTPEESLKGIKNSYPYMRTLAEITLEFSKRFSEKKKEKNILDFNDLEHFCLKILVDKDEKGDIKPSKVAEGFREFFDEVLVDEYQDSNNVQETIIDLVSRKSLDNPNVFMVGDVKQSIYRFRQAKPELFLDKYNKYPLLEGEKNRKIQLYKNFRSREEVINGVNYIFKMVMSKIVGELEYTEEEALNLGANYKEINEDDVMIAGPIELHILDKSGELYNNEDDEVENEEEELDSITLEARIVAKRINELFNSKDGKVYKVLDKETGEYRPIKYKDIVILLRATKNWAEIFLDELGYEGIPVYADTGTGYFESIEIRTIMALLKIIDNPMQDVPMISVLRSPIMGFTAEELGDIRLLDKDKYFYEIIRDIVENKYECDEELKIKCEALINGLNKWRRKAVYTPIDEFIWFLYMDTAYYGYVGAMPNGKLRQANLKILFQRAKQYEQTSFKGLFNFINFINKLRKSSGDMGSAKILGENEDVVRIMSIHKSKGLEFPVVFTSGVGKQFNLMDLNNPILYHDELGFGPEYVDLNKRNSYSTLAKEAIKKRIRLETLSEEMRILYVAFTRAKEKLIITGATRNLEKTVSNWYSASTLDLNLILPSEVLKGKSYLDWIGMAMFKHRNGEVLRDYIGACGDGLSNDFSTWSVQFWSKNDLVVDKKNQAVDNLEERELFITSKKSTVDKEIEKRLGYEYKYMYAGTLPSNISVSDLKRAAYEDVDDEVRTVKIFGEKEIIKPRFLQEKKGLSASERGTIVHFIMQKIDLNSVSSIGEIKDQIEEMKNKKLITKEEADVVKYKKIQLFFESNLGERLLKAYNTGAMIKREFPFFTEVSSLNIDKSLPKEIYENEMIRLQGIIDCFFEEDGEIVLLDYKTDFVEKDNEEAIKEKYKVQIQYYKDAVEKVTGKKVKESYLYLFYLDKEVRLD; translated from the coding sequence ATGGGAGATACTAAATGGACAGATGAACAATTACAATCAATAACTACAAGGGGGTGTAATCTTCTAGTAGCGGCAGCAGCTGGATCAGGAAAAACAGCGGTATTAGTAGAAAGGATCATAAGAATAATAACAAATGAAAGTAATCCTGTAGATATTGATAGATTACTAGTAGTTACTTTTACATCAGCAGCAGCGGCGGAAATGAGAGAAAGAATAGCAGGTGCTATTTCTAAAGCTTTAGAGAAAAATCCAAACTCAAAAACATTACAAAGACAGCTAACATTATTAAGCAGGTCTAATATAACTACTATGCATTCATTTTGTTTAGATGTTATAAAAAATTATTTTCATACAATAGATTTAGATCCAAGTTTTAGAATTTCAGATGAAACAGAAAATACTTTGTTAAAATTAGAAATAATAAATGAGCTTTTCGAAGATTATTATGAAGAAGAAAATGAAAGTTTTAAAAGTCTATTAGAAGCTTATAGTGGCTATAGAGATGATGAAAAATTAAAAAATATAGTTTTAGATTTGTATAGATTTTCTATGAGTGGACCTTGGCCTGAAAAATGGTTATTAGAAAAAGCAGATGAATTTAATATAGATACATTGGAAGAATTAAATAGTACAGAATGGGTAAAGATTTTAAAGGAAAATATAGCTGTTGAAACACAGGGATATTTAAGTATGTTAAATAAGGCTGTAGAAATAATAAATGAAACAGAAGGTTTAGAACCATATTTACCTGCATTTTTAAGTGATATAGAGGCACTAAGAAGAGTTTATGAATCCTTAGATAATGGAATGGAAGATTTATATAGTAGTTTATCAGCAGTTGAGTTTATAAAGCTTAAAGTAGTTAGAAAAAATAATGTATCAGATGAAGAGGCACAAAAGACTGTTAAAAATATAAGGGATGGAATAAAGAAAAAAATAGCTAAACTTATAGAAGATAGTTTTTCTATGACTCCAGAGGAATCTTTAAAAGGTATAAAGAATTCATATCCTTATATGAGAACATTAGCGGAAATAACATTAGAATTTTCTAAAAGATTTTCAGAGAAGAAGAAAGAAAAAAATATATTAGATTTTAATGATTTAGAGCATTTCTGTTTAAAGATATTAGTAGATAAAGATGAAAAGGGAGATATAAAACCATCTAAAGTAGCAGAAGGATTTAGAGAGTTTTTTGATGAAGTATTAGTAGATGAATACCAGGATTCTAATAATGTACAAGAAACTATAATAGATTTAGTATCTAGAAAGAGTTTAGATAATCCAAATGTATTTATGGTTGGAGATGTTAAACAAAGTATATATAGATTTAGGCAAGCAAAACCTGAATTGTTTTTAGATAAGTATAATAAATATCCATTACTTGAAGGAGAAAAAAATAGAAAGATTCAATTATATAAGAACTTTAGAAGTAGAGAAGAAGTAATAAATGGTGTTAATTATATATTTAAAATGGTTATGTCTAAAATTGTTGGGGAACTAGAATATACAGAGGAGGAAGCATTAAATCTAGGAGCTAATTATAAAGAAATAAATGAAGATGATGTTATGATAGCAGGACCTATAGAACTTCATATATTAGATAAGTCTGGAGAATTGTATAACAATGAGGATGATGAAGTAGAGAACGAAGAAGAAGAGTTAGATTCAATAACTTTAGAAGCTAGAATAGTTGCTAAAAGAATAAATGAACTTTTTAATTCAAAAGATGGAAAAGTATATAAAGTTTTAGATAAGGAAACTGGAGAGTATAGACCCATAAAATATAAGGATATAGTTATTTTATTAAGAGCAACTAAAAATTGGGCAGAAATTTTCTTAGATGAGTTGGGATATGAAGGAATACCTGTTTATGCAGATACAGGAACAGGATATTTTGAATCAATAGAAATAAGAACAATAATGGCACTTTTAAAAATCATAGATAATCCTATGCAGGATGTTCCTATGATATCTGTATTAAGATCGCCTATTATGGGATTTACAGCAGAGGAATTAGGAGATATAAGGTTATTAGATAAAGACAAATATTTTTATGAGATTATACGAGATATAGTAGAAAATAAATATGAATGTGATGAAGAGCTTAAAATAAAGTGCGAAGCCCTAATAAATGGATTAAATAAGTGGAGAAGAAAAGCTGTTTATACACCAATAGATGAATTTATATGGTTTTTATATATGGATACAGCTTATTATGGGTATGTAGGAGCAATGCCAAATGGGAAGCTTAGACAAGCGAATTTAAAAATACTTTTCCAAAGAGCAAAACAATATGAGCAAACTAGCTTTAAAGGGCTATTTAACTTTATAAATTTTATTAATAAGTTGAGAAAGTCTTCTGGTGATATGGGAAGTGCTAAAATATTAGGTGAAAATGAAGATGTAGTTAGGATCATGAGTATTCACAAAAGTAAGGGACTTGAATTTCCTGTAGTATTTACATCTGGTGTAGGTAAGCAATTTAATCTTATGGATTTGAATAATCCTATTTTATATCATGATGAATTAGGTTTTGGACCAGAGTATGTTGATTTAAATAAAAGAAATTCATATAGTACTTTAGCGAAAGAAGCAATCAAAAAAAGAATAAGGTTAGAAACATTATCAGAGGAAATGAGAATACTATATGTCGCTTTTACTAGAGCTAAAGAAAAGTTGATAATTACAGGAGCAACTAGAAATTTAGAAAAAACGGTATCAAATTGGTATTCAGCATCAACTTTAGATTTAAACTTAATATTACCTTCAGAAGTTTTGAAAGGGAAAAGTTATTTAGATTGGATTGGAATGGCAATGTTCAAGCATAGAAATGGGGAAGTTTTAAGAGATTATATAGGAGCATGCGGAGATGGTTTATCTAATGACTTTTCCACATGGAGTGTACAATTTTGGAGTAAAAATGATTTAGTTGTTGATAAAAAAAATCAGGCTGTGGATAATTTAGAAGAAAGAGAACTGTTTATAACTTCTAAAAAGAGCACTGTGGATAAGGAAATTGAAAAACGATTAGGTTATGAATATAAATATATGTATGCAGGAACTTTACCAAGTAATATTTCTGTTTCAGATTTAAAAAGAGCCGCATATGAAGATGTAGATGATGAAGTAAGGACAGTAAAAATATTTGGAGAAAAAGAAATTATAAAGCCTAGGTTTTTACAAGAGAAGAAGGGGTTATCAGCATCTGAAAGAGGAACTATAGTACATTTTATTATGCAAAAAATTGATTTAAACAGTGTCAGTAGTATAGGTGAAATTAAAGATCAAATAGAAGAGATGAAAAATAAAAAATTAATAACAAAAGAAGAAGCTGATGTAGTAAAATATAAGAAGATACAACTATTCTTTGAAAGTAATTTAGGGGAAAGATTATTAAAAGCATATAATACAGGGGCTATGATTAAAAGAGAGTTTCCTTTTTTTACTGAAGTGAGTAGCTTAAATATAGATAAGAGTTTACCGAAAGAAATTTATGAAAATGAAATGATAAGACTTCAAGGGATTATAGATTGTTTTTTTGAAGAAGATGGAGAAATAGTTCTTTTAGATTATAAAACTGATTTTGTTGAAAAAGATAATGAAGAGGCTATAAAAGAAAAATATAAGGTTCAAATACAATATTATAAGGATGCAGTCGAAAAAGTTACTGGTAAAAAGGTTAAAGAAAGTTATTTATATTTATTTTATTTAGACAAAGAAGTAAGGTTGGATTAG
- the addB gene encoding helicase-exonuclease AddAB subunit AddB encodes MGIRFIFGRAGTGKSRFCLEQIKKKIENGSNRKLILLVPEQYTFQSEKNLLDMVGESGLLTAEVLSFKRMAYIVFDECGGRTNIRMKDSGKNMLIHKILKDNGEDLEYFNRMSKQQGFTGIVSKTITEFKKYNISPEMLELKEADIEDEELKKKIKDLRLLFNDFNKILHEKYIDSEDELTFLAEKLNSCDIYNDAEIWLDEFTTFTPQQLEVIKRLAKKAKTINITLCCDSLNNGSKTDETDIFDAIKSTENKILKMMEENNIGYVEPINLNKGYSHRFINSKELQHIEKHFFTYPFKEYKNKVNDVRIYKANNSYDEVETVAKDILRLVRDNGYRFKDIAVVCREIDNYEKITSVIFNEYNIPYFLDKKRDVLNNPLIVLIISSLEILSSNWSYESVFKYLKSGLITIDSNYIDILENYVLANGIKGYKWTGELITKENDELTEEDILITEVMEEVRRPLINLYNKIKGEKKVIEICTALYEFLVELDVFKVMELWLEEFDNNGLQDRIKEYNQVPAIVMDILDQAVEVLGDEVTDIKGFAKILISGFEEQEIGVIPISLDQVNIGDIARIKGRDVKALYVVGVNDGILPSANKEEGIILDRERILLREIGVELASDTKTRAFEEQFMVYTALTIPSKYLMVIYPMADFEGKSLRPSIIIPRLKRLFPNLEEESDIYNKSLKEDRLNKITAPIPTFNELISALRMEFDSEEVEDYWAQTFKWFEGNEEFKDKINRMFKGLNYSNLVENMSKEKIRKLYATDTGKLKFSVSRIEKYAQCPFGYYVQYGLKAKNRKVYEFTAPDLGSFMHDILDAFTNKVKDEKIAWSDLDKGKCGDIVGELISIKLAEDSNSILNSNKRYMYFADRFRRTITKSVMVIAEQMKRGEFEVFKNEFSFGSFKDGEPIKIDLHSNETVYLVGRIDRIDTLNMDGNTYIRIVDYKSGAKKFDLNELYYGLQIQLLVYLDALIKNSQYLLDKQVIPGAILYFRIDDPIIKSKKELSEDEIQKQVLEKLKMNGLLLKDAKLVRAMDKNMETYSLVIPATFKKDGDFTSKSSVVTEEQFKLLREYVNKKMVDICEEMLSGTIKIEPCKYNQTTYCTYCDYSSICQFDTGIQDNKYKIILKKDNDEIWQSMKDTVEGIEKEGEK; translated from the coding sequence ATGGGAATAAGATTTATTTTTGGGAGAGCAGGAACTGGAAAAAGTAGATTTTGTTTAGAACAAATAAAAAAGAAAATAGAAAATGGGAGTAATAGAAAGTTAATTTTATTAGTTCCAGAGCAATATACTTTTCAAAGTGAAAAAAACCTTTTAGATATGGTAGGTGAATCGGGACTGCTAACAGCAGAGGTTCTAAGTTTTAAAAGAATGGCTTATATAGTATTTGATGAATGCGGTGGAAGAACTAATATAAGAATGAAAGATTCAGGGAAAAATATGTTAATACATAAGATTCTTAAAGACAATGGAGAAGATCTTGAATATTTCAATAGAATGTCTAAACAACAGGGATTTACAGGAATAGTTTCTAAGACAATAACTGAATTTAAAAAATATAATATTTCCCCGGAAATGTTGGAATTAAAAGAAGCTGATATTGAAGATGAAGAGTTAAAAAAGAAGATAAAAGATTTAAGATTATTATTTAATGATTTTAATAAAATATTACATGAGAAATATATAGATTCAGAAGATGAACTTACCTTTCTTGCAGAAAAATTAAATAGTTGTGATATATATAATGATGCTGAAATATGGCTAGATGAATTTACTACATTTACGCCACAGCAATTAGAAGTTATAAAGAGATTAGCTAAGAAAGCTAAAACTATAAATATAACATTATGTTGTGATAGCTTAAATAATGGAAGTAAAACTGATGAAACTGATATATTTGATGCAATAAAAAGCACTGAAAATAAAATATTAAAGATGATGGAAGAAAATAATATAGGATATGTAGAGCCTATAAATTTAAATAAGGGATATTCACATAGATTTATTAATAGTAAAGAACTTCAACATATAGAAAAACATTTTTTCACTTATCCGTTTAAAGAATATAAAAATAAAGTAAATGATGTAAGAATATATAAAGCTAATAATAGTTATGATGAAGTAGAAACAGTAGCAAAAGATATATTACGTCTAGTAAGAGATAATGGATATAGATTTAAGGACATAGCAGTAGTATGTAGAGAAATAGATAATTATGAAAAAATTACTTCTGTAATATTTAATGAGTATAATATTCCATATTTTTTAGATAAAAAGAGGGATGTTTTAAATAATCCTTTAATAGTTCTTATAATATCATCATTAGAAATATTATCTAGCAACTGGTCTTATGAGAGTGTTTTTAAGTATTTAAAAAGTGGACTTATAACTATTGATTCTAATTATATAGATATATTAGAAAACTATGTATTGGCTAATGGAATTAAAGGATATAAGTGGACTGGAGAGTTAATTACTAAAGAAAATGATGAATTAACTGAAGAAGATATATTAATAACAGAAGTAATGGAAGAAGTGAGAAGACCTTTAATAAATTTATATAATAAAATAAAGGGTGAGAAAAAGGTAATAGAAATTTGTACTGCATTGTATGAATTCTTAGTTGAACTAGATGTGTTTAAAGTTATGGAACTATGGTTAGAAGAATTTGATAATAATGGTTTGCAAGATAGAATAAAAGAATATAATCAAGTTCCAGCTATAGTTATGGATATATTAGATCAGGCTGTAGAAGTTCTTGGTGATGAGGTTACTGATATTAAGGGTTTCGCTAAAATATTAATATCAGGATTTGAAGAGCAAGAAATAGGGGTTATTCCTATTTCTTTAGATCAGGTTAATATAGGTGATATTGCTAGAATAAAAGGAAGAGATGTTAAAGCTTTATATGTAGTTGGTGTAAATGATGGCATTTTACCTTCTGCAAATAAAGAGGAAGGGATTATATTAGATAGAGAAAGAATACTACTTAGAGAGATAGGAGTAGAATTAGCATCTGATACTAAAACTAGAGCCTTTGAAGAACAATTTATGGTTTATACGGCGTTAACAATTCCATCAAAATATTTAATGGTTATCTATCCTATGGCAGATTTTGAAGGGAAATCATTAAGGCCATCAATAATAATTCCAAGACTTAAAAGGCTTTTTCCAAACTTAGAAGAAGAAAGTGATATATATAATAAGAGTTTAAAAGAAGATAGATTAAATAAAATAACTGCACCTATACCAACTTTTAATGAGTTAATATCTGCATTAAGAATGGAATTTGATAGTGAAGAGGTTGAGGATTATTGGGCACAAACATTTAAGTGGTTTGAAGGGAATGAAGAGTTTAAAGATAAGATTAATAGAATGTTTAAAGGATTAAATTATTCTAATTTAGTTGAAAATATGTCAAAGGAGAAAATAAGAAAATTATATGCTACAGATACTGGAAAGCTTAAATTTAGTGTGTCTAGAATAGAAAAATATGCACAGTGTCCTTTTGGATATTATGTTCAATACGGATTAAAGGCTAAGAATAGAAAAGTATATGAGTTTACAGCACCAGATTTAGGTTCTTTTATGCATGATATATTAGATGCTTTTACTAATAAGGTTAAGGATGAAAAGATTGCTTGGTCAGATTTAGATAAGGGTAAATGTGGGGATATTGTAGGAGAACTTATTAGTATAAAATTAGCTGAAGATTCTAATTCAATATTAAATAGTAATAAGAGATATATGTATTTTGCAGATAGATTTAGAAGAACTATAACAAAATCTGTTATGGTTATTGCAGAGCAAATGAAAAGAGGAGAATTTGAAGTATTTAAAAATGAATTTTCTTTTGGAAGCTTTAAAGATGGAGAGCCAATAAAGATAGATTTACATTCAAATGAAACTGTATATTTGGTGGGAAGAATAGATAGAATAGATACTTTAAATATGGATGGCAATACGTATATAAGAATAGTTGATTATAAATCAGGGGCAAAGAAGTTCGATTTAAATGAACTGTATTATGGACTTCAAATACAACTATTAGTATATTTAGATGCATTAATTAAAAATTCACAGTATCTTTTAGATAAGCAAGTAATTCCAGGAGCTATATTATATTTTAGAATAGATGATCCAATAATAAAATCAAAGAAAGAATTATCGGAAGATGAAATTCAAAAGCAAGTATTAGAAAAATTAAAAATGAACGGATTACTTTTAAAAGATGCTAAATTAGTTAGGGCAATGGATAAAAATATGGAGACATACTCATTAGTTATACCAGCAACTTTTAAAAAAGATGGAGATTTCACAAGTAAAAGTTCAGTAGTTACTGAAGAACAATTTAAGCTTTTAAGAGAATATGTCAATAAGAAAATGGTAGATATTTGTGAGGAGATGTTAAGTGGAACTATAAAAATAGAGCCATGTAAATATAATCAGACTACTTATTGTACTTATTGTGATTACTCATCTATATGTCAATTTGATACTGGAATACAAGATAATAAATATAAAATTATATTGAAAAAAGATAACGATGAAATTTGGCAATCTATGAAAGATACAGTTGAAGGTATTGAGAAGGAAGGTGAAAAGTAA
- a CDS encoding MurR/RpiR family transcriptional regulator, whose translation MFTYQQIESLNDLELQVYDYIIKNQHTVLKLTIRELAQKVHVSTTTILRFCKKMGCDGFFEFKYKLKEHLTETSKPFKLHINDYAAIDYFKRSNHPSELQKIIDASKIINKSKQIIFLGIGTSGILAKYASRCFINIGKFAVYIDYPYFLVPDGFYDETVIIVFSVSGETEDIINQIRQFRKFNCVVISITNSEISTIAKLSDLVISYYFPLQIKGENKINLTSQIPVMNIIEKLTFYLSQSECIENK comes from the coding sequence ATGTTTACATATCAGCAAATAGAAAGTTTAAACGATTTAGAATTACAGGTATATGACTATATAATTAAAAACCAACATACAGTTTTAAAATTAACAATACGAGAATTAGCTCAAAAAGTTCATGTTTCTACTACTACTATATTAAGGTTTTGTAAAAAAATGGGCTGCGATGGTTTTTTTGAATTTAAATATAAACTAAAAGAACATTTAACAGAAACAAGCAAACCTTTCAAATTACATATAAATGATTATGCAGCTATTGATTATTTTAAGCGTTCTAATCATCCTTCAGAATTACAAAAAATAATAGATGCTAGCAAGATTATTAATAAGAGTAAACAAATTATTTTTTTAGGAATAGGAACATCAGGTATCTTAGCTAAGTATGCTTCTAGATGTTTTATTAATATAGGAAAATTCGCTGTATATATTGATTATCCATATTTCCTTGTTCCTGATGGGTTTTATGATGAAACAGTGATTATTGTATTTTCTGTAAGCGGAGAAACAGAAGATATAATAAATCAGATAAGGCAATTTAGAAAGTTTAATTGTGTGGTTATCTCTATAACTAATAGTGAAATAAGCACAATAGCTAAATTATCTGATTTAGTTATTAGTTATTACTTCCCTTTACAAATAAAAGGGGAGAATAAAATAAATTTAACATCTCAAATTCCAGTAATGAATATTATTGAAAAACTTACTTTCTATTTATCTCAATCAGAATGCATTGAAAATAAATAA